The genomic interval TTCCAGAGTAGGCTCAGGCACCAATTCACAGCTTGAGTCGTCATCGCACTTGTGCCTAAAGGTCTTGGCAAATTTTAGGGCATCAAAAAGTTCTTCTGGAAACTTCTTCTTCTTTACAAGCTTTTCATCAAAGAGCTCAAAAATCTTATCATGCGTGTAGCCCGAAAAGTCATCTATGTCTAAAACTGCCAATACCGAATTAAACATAGAGTAATAGAGAGCATTCATTATATAATGACTCTCTGCGCCAAAGGAAATCAGCTCCTTTGCTTCTTTTGCATAGTCTTGTGAGGCTTTCAATCTCTCATGTTTGTTCATAAGTAATTATTTTATCATAATTCAAAATATCTAACATAAAAATATAAAACTCAATTAAGTGCATATTCCAATTTTATTTAAATAAAAAAGCTTTGATATAATAAACTAAAATAAACTTTTTAGGAGGAAAATATGTTTGAACTCGATTGCAGGGGAATGGTGTGCCCAAAACCAGTAGTACTAACAAGACAGGCATTAAAAGATCATCAAGAAATAATTGTAATAGTTGATAATAAAACTTCAAGAGATAATCTTAACAACCTTGCTAAAGACAAAAATATGTATTTTGAAGTAGAAGAAAAAGATAATTTATATTACTGCAAAATCAACAAGAGAGAAACTGAGAATATAGCCGAGACAAAATTAGAATATCTTCCCGAAAATGCCCCCTGGAGCATCTTTGTAAAGACAAACACATTAGGACACGGGAGTGATGAGCTTGGTAAGAATCTTATGAATGCCTTTTTTGACGCGCTCTTATACTTTGAGAATCACCCAAAAACCATTGCATTCATGAATGCTGGCGTTTACTTAACTTTGGAAGATTCTGAATGCCTCAAAGAAATTAAAATGCTAAATGAAAAAGGTTCCGAAGTGCTAGTATGCGGAACCTGCCTGAATTATTTCAACGTAATAGAGAAGCTTGCAGTAGGCAAGGTCTCAAATATGTTTTCTATATTAGAGTCCCTAAAAGG from Thermodesulfobium sp. 4217-1 carries:
- the yedF gene encoding sulfurtransferase-like selenium metabolism protein YedF, coding for MFELDCRGMVCPKPVVLTRQALKDHQEIIVIVDNKTSRDNLNNLAKDKNMYFEVEEKDNLYYCKINKRETENIAETKLEYLPENAPWSIFVKTNTLGHGSDELGKNLMNAFFDALLYFENHPKTIAFMNAGVYLTLEDSECLKEIKMLNEKGSEVLVCGTCLNYFNVIEKLAVGKVSNMFSILESLKGSFIIEP